The following DNA comes from Streptomyces sp. Ag109_O5-10.
GCCCTGCCGTGTCCGCTGCTCACTCGGCCTCCCGGTACGCCGCCGCCTCCTCCAGGTCCAGCCGGCGCAGCAGGGTGCGCAGCATCTCGTCGTCGATGTAGCGGTGGTCGCGGAGGCGGACGAAGACCGCGCGCTCGGCGCTGATCATCTCGCGGGACAGCCGGCGGTAGGTGTCGTCGACCGACTCGCCGGTGACCGGGTTGGTCTGGCCGAGGCGCTCCCAGACGGCGTTGCGGCGGCGCTCCAGGACCGTGCGCAGGCCGTCGGCGAGCGGTGGCGGGAGGGCGTTGCGGTCGTCCGCGAGGAGTTCGTCGAGGCGGGCCTCGGCCGCACGGGAGGCCTGGGCCTGGGCGTTCGCCTCGGCGAGGGTCTCGGCCTGGGCGTCCCGGGCCGGGAACTTCATCAGGCGGATCAGCGGGGCCAGGGTGAGGCCCTGCACCACGAGGGTGCCGATGACCGTGGTGAAGGTCAGGAACAGGATCAGGTTGCGCTGCGGGAAGGGGGCGCCGCCGTGCACGGTGAGCGGGATCGAGAAGGCGATGGCCAGCGAGACCACGCCCCGCATGGCGGCCCAGGCGGTGACCGTCGGGCTCCGCCAGGTGGGGTTGTCCTCCCGCTCGCGGATCCGCCGGGACAACAGCCGCGGCAGGAAGGCCGCCGGGTACATCCAGACGAACCGGGCCGCCACCACGACCAGGAAGAGGGCGAACGCGTACCAGGCGGCGTCGATGCCCTCGTACGCGCCGAGGCCCTTGAGGACGACCGGCAGCTGCAGTCCGATCAGCGCGAAGACCGCCGACTCCAGCAGGAACGCCACCATGCGCCAGACGGCCTCCTCCTGGAGGCGGGTGGCGAAGTCGACCTCCCAGGCGCGATGGCCGAGGTAGAGGGCGACCACGACGACCGCCAGCACGCCGGAGGCGTGGAACTGCTCGGCGACGCTGTACGCGACGAACGGGATCAGCAGCGACAGCGTGTTCTGGAGCAGCGGCTCCTTCAGATGCGTGCGCAGCCAGTGGATCGGCACCATGAGCAGTACACCGACGATCACACCGCCGAACGCGGCCAGCAGGAACTCGGCGATGCCGTGGGTCCAGGAGGCGCCCTCGCCGACGGCGGCCGCGACGGCCACCCGGTAGGCGGTGATCGCGGTCGCGTCGTTCAGCAGGGACTCGCCCTGGAGGATCGTGGTGAGCCGGGACGGCAGGCCGACCCGGCGGGCGATCGCGGCGGCCGCGACCGCGTCCGTGGGCGCCACGACCGCACCCAGCGCGAGCGCCGCGGGCAGCGGCAGCCCGGGCACGATCAGATACGCGGCCCAGCCGACGGCGAAGGTCGCGAAGAGCACGTACCCGACCGAGAGCAGCGCCACCGGCCGGATGTTCGCCCGCAGGTCGAGGTACGAGCTCTCGGTGCCCTCCTTGTACAGCAGCGGGGGCAGCACCAGCGGCAGCACGATCTCCGGGTCGAGGGTGTAGTCGGGGACCCCGGGCACGTACGACACCATCAGGCCGACCGCGACCAGCAGCAGCGGCGCGGGCACCGGAGTGCGCCGGGCCGCTCCGGCGATCGCGGCGCTCCCCGCCACCAGCAACAGCAGTGGCATCACGTCCATGGTCCTCGCCCGCCCTCTTTTTCCGCGCGGCCACCCGCACACCCGTCGTAATCTGGCAATCATGAAACAGTGCACGCACCGCGACGCGCTGCCGCTCCCGGAACCCGAGCCGCAGAACGAGACCTGCCCGGAGTGTCTCGCCAAGGGCTGGCACCCGGTGCAGCTGCGGATCTGTCTGACCTGTGGCCACGTCGCCTGCTGCGACTCGTCGCCGGGAAGACACGCGACAGGCCACCACGAGACCTCCGGTCACCCGATAATGCGGACGTTCGAGCCCGGCGAGGACTGGCGCTGGTGCTTCGTCGACCACGTCCTCGTGTGACACTGCACTACGGCTGCTGAAGACGACAGCGGCGACGGTTCGACGGTTCGACGCCGGGGTACGTCAACCCGGCGCGCGCTCTTCCCAATTGAGCAAGACAGACCTCTAGACACGGAGCGTATCCACAGGTTTACTGTGAGTGACGCCAGGGGGTTGGGGTCCCGGGGACAGAGAAGTTCGGAGCGCGGTAGCGTCACCGCTGAACCACGTAGTGCGTTACCCCGGGGGGCGACCCTCGGCCCCGAAAAGCTTGTACCACCATGGAGGTGAGGGTGTCCCAGATCGCAGGCGAGCCCGCGACCCAGGACTTCGTGGAAGTCCGGCTGCCGGCTGCGGGTGCCTACCTGTCGGTGCTGCGCACGGCCACGGCCGGCCTCGCCGCCCGCTTGGACTTCACCCTGGACGAGATCGAGGATCTGCGCATCGCGGTCGACGAGGCCTGCGCGATCCTGCTCCAGCAGGCCGTTCCCGGCTCGGTGCTCAGCTGTGTCTTCCGCCTCGTCGACGACTCGCTGGAGGTCACGGTCTCCGCTCCGACCACGGACGGCCACGCCCCCTCGCGCGACACTTTCGCCTGGACCGTGCTCTCGGCCCTGGCGGGCAAGGTCTCGTCGGCCGTCGACGAGGACAAGACCGTGTCGATCAGCCTCTACAAACAGCGCGGCGCGGGACCCGGGCCGGCGTGAGGAACGGGGACGGGCCGGTGCGGGACGAAGAGCGCGGCACACGGGAGCTGCCGGCCGGGGGCGAAGGCCCCGAGGCCGGCTCCCGCCGCATGGCTGACGGCATCGACGGCATCCCGGAACAGGCCAGGCCGCACCCGGAGGACCCCTCCGCGCCGGCCGGTCTGGAGGGTGCCGTGCAGAGCGCGCCCCCGGAAGGGCGGAACGGGGTCGCGGCCCCGCACCGAGCCGGGGCGAAGGCTCGCGGAAGGGCGACGGGCGGGACGATGAGCGAGCACGAGCGATACGCCGAGGACCAGGCGCTGGCCGCGGAGGTGGTGCAGGCGACCCAGCACGAGCCTCAGAACCGCGCCGAACCTCAGGACCGCAGCGGCGCCCGCGCCCTGTTCGTCGAGTTGCGCGGGCTGAAGGAGGGCAGCGCCGAGTACGCGGAGCTGCGCAATCGGCTGGTCCGCATGCATCTGCCGCTCGTGGAGCACCTCGCGCGCCGGTTCCGCAACCGCGGCGAGCCGCTCGACGACCTCACCCAGGTCGCCACCATCGGCCTGATCAAGTCGGTCGACCGGTTCGACCCGGACCGGGGCGTGGAGTTCTCGACGTACGCCACTCCGACCGTGGTCGGCGAGATCAAGCGCCACTTCCGCGACAAAGGCTGGGCCGTCCGCGTTCCGCGCCGTCTCCAGGAGCTGCGCCTCGCCCTCACCACCGCCACGGCGGAGCTGTCCCAGCAGCACGGCCGCTCCCCCACGGTGCACGAGCTGGCCGAGAAGCTCGCGATCTCGGAGGAGGAGGTCCTGGAGGGCCTGGAGTCGGCCAACGCCTACTCCACGCTGTCCCTGGACGTCCCCGACACCGACGACGAGTCGCCCGCGGTCGCCGACACCCTGGGCGCCGAGGACGAGGCCCTGGAGGGCGTCGAGTACCGCGAGTCCCTCAAGCCCCTCCTGGAGGATCTCCCGCCCCGCGAGAAGCGCATCCTTCTCCTGCGCTTCTTCGGCAACATGACCCAGTCCCAGATCGCCCAGGAGGTCGGCATCAGCCAGATGCACGTCTCCCGCCTGCTGGCGAGGACCCTGGCTCAGCTGCGGGAGAAGCTGCTGGTGGAGGAGTAGGTCCCGCCGCTCTTCGCGGCGTCCGGACCGAAGCGCCCCGCAGGGGACGCCGGGGGTACCCCCGGCCGAAGGCTGGGAGAGGAACGGCGCGACCGGCCCCCGCCCACCCGCTGATTCAGCTGCTGCGCCCGGGCCCCTTGATCCCCAGGGCCTGGGTGGTGGCGGAGTTGACCAGCAACACCAGCGAGGCGACCGCCACGACCGCCAGCACGATCCCCACCGGAATCGCCACGCTGTCGGCCTGCAGCAGGTTGTACGCCACCGGCAATGCCATGATCTGCGTGATCACCGCCGGCCCCCGGCTCCAGCTCCTGCGCAGCAGCAGCCCGCGCGCGGCGAGGAGCGGCAGCAGCGCCAGCAGGATGACGGTGACGCCTCCGGTGATCGCCTGTCCCCGGTCGTCCGGGTCCCCGGTCACCCCGAGCACCGCCAGCCACACCCCACCGGCCAGCAGGGCGAGCCCTTCCAGCCCGACCAGCGCGGCGGCGTACGTCAGCCGCCGCGGACGGGACTCCTCGATTCCGCCGGTCTTCTCGGCCGTAGGTGCTTCACTCACCCCAGAAGGGTAGCCCTCGGCCGGCACCCGTAAGTGTTGAGGCTCACGCCCTGTCTCTTACCCGATCCCTAACTCGGTCTGGGATCGGTACTTTCCAGTAGGTACGCTGCAATCCATGCGTGCACTCCTCGTGGTCAATCCGGCGGCAACCACCACAAGCGCACGTAGGCGTGACGTCCTCATCCACGCGCTCGCGAGCGAAGTGAAGCTGGAGGCGGTCACCACCGAGTACCGCGGCCACGCCCGTGACCTGGCGCGGCTCGCGGCGGAGAGCGACGACGTCGACCTCGTCGTGGCACTCGGCGGCGACGGCACGGTCAACGAGGTGGTCAACGGACTCCTCCACAACGGACCCGCCCCGGACCGGCTGCCCGGCCTCGCCGTGGTCCCCGGCGGCTCCACCAACGTCTTCGCCCGCGCCCTGGGCCTGCCCAACGACCCGGTCGAGGCCACCGGCGACCTGCTGGACGCGCTGCGCGAGAAACGCCAGCGCTTCGTCGGCCTCGGCCTGACCGCCGGCACGCCCGGCACCGAGGACGAGGCGGTCCCGGCCCGCTGGTTCACCTTCAACGCGGGACTCGGCTTCGACGCGGGCGTCGTCGGCCGGGTCGAGCAGCAGCGCGAACTCGGTAAGAAATCCACACACGCGCTGTACGTTCGTCAGGTCGTCAGGCAATTCCTCGGCGAGCAGCACCGCCGGCACGGAACGATCACACTGGAGCGGGCCGGCGCCGACCCGGTCACGGATCTTGTCGTGGCGATAGTCTGCAACACCTCGCCGTGGACGTATCTCGGCAATCGTCCGATGTACACGTCACCTAAAGCCTCGTTCGATAAGGGCATCGACGTACTCGGTCTCAGCCGGCTGTCGACGGCCGCGGCTGCCCGGTATGGCACGCAGTTGCTCACTTCGTCCCCCGAGAAGGGACCGCACGGCAAGCACGCCGTGTCCCTGCACGATCTGGACCAGTTCACCTTGCATTCGAAGGTGCCGCTCCCTCTCCAGATGGACGGCGACCACCTAGGACTGCGTACGAGCGTGACGTTCACAGGCGTACGCCGCGCACTGCGTGTGATTGTGTGAGCGGAAGGGGCCAAAGTCCTTTCACTCGAACGTTTAGGCCAGGATCCACCCCATGGAAGTACGGCTGTGACCCAGTCGACACCGAGGAATCAAAAAAAACTTTCCGGAAGGGGTTGTATCCGTCGCTGAGGTTTGCGAGGCTCTACGTGGCGGTCGGGACAGCCCGCAACACCGGCGTCCGCTGATCACCGGAATCCCCCTTCAACTCACAGGACCCCTGCCAGGGAACCTGGCGGTCGGCCCTTCACTTGTTGAGGGATTCGTGAAAGCGTTCACATTCACAAGCAACGTGCATGTAATACCAAGGAGAGGTAGCAGCCATGGACTGGCGTCACAACGCCGTTTGCCGCGAGGAAGACCCCGAGCTCTTCTTCCCCATCGGCAACACCGGTCCTGCGCTGCTGCAGATCGAGGAAGCCAAGGCCGTCTGCCGGCGCTGCCCCGTTATGGATCAGTGTCTGCAGTGGGCGCTCGAGTCCGGTCAGGACTCGGGCGTCTGGGGTGGTCTCAGCGAGGACGAGCGTCGCGCGATGAAGCGCCGTGCCGCCCGCAACCGGGCCCGTCAGGCCACCGCCTGACAGTCCCACCCCTGGTGACAGCCTGAGCTTGGCGGCGCGTACAGCGAGTACGCATCTCCCGCCCCCGAGCCGCAGCGCGCAGTACCCCCGATGCGCTTAGCAGTTGGAGCAGCAACGAGCGAGCAGCCCCGGACCCACCAGGTCCGGGGCTCTTTGCTGCCCAGGAGCCGCCCCCGGAGGCTCACTTCTGCGGGCGCACCGGCACGTCCAGGATCACCCGGGTCCCGCGCCCGGACGCCGGCACCATGTCGAACGTGCCGCCCAACTCGCCCTCCACCAGCGTCCGTACGATCTGCAGGCCGAGGTTGCCGGAGCGGTGCGGGTCGAAGCCCTCGGGCAGGCCGACGCCGTCGTCCTGGACGGTGACGAGGAGCCGGGCCTCCTTGGTGGTGCCGCCGCGGACCGCCGAGACCTCGACGGTGCCGGTGTCCCCCTCGCGGAAGCCGTGTTCGAGGGCGTTCTGCAGGACTTCGGTGAGCACCATCGACAGCGGCGTGGCCACCTCGGCGTCGAGTATCCCGAAGCGGCCGGTGCGCCGGCCGGTGACCTTGCCGGGCGAGATCTCGGCGACCATCGCGAGCACCCGGTCCGCGATCTCGTCGAACTCGACGCGCTCGTCCAGGTTCTGGGACAGAGTCTCGTGCACGATGGCGATCGAGCCGACCCGCCGCACGGCCTCCTCCAGAGCCTCCCGGCCGCGTTCCGAGTCGATGCGGCGGGCCTGCAGGCGCAGCAGCGCGGCGACCGTCTGGAGGTTGTTCTTCACCCGGTGGTGGATCTCCCGGATGGTCGCGTCCTTGGTGATCAACTCCCGCTCGCGGCGTCGCAGTTCGGTGACGTCCCGGAGCAGCACCAGGGACCCGATGCGGGTGCCCTTGGGCTTGAGCGGGATCGCCCGGAACTGGATGACGCCGTCCTCGGACTCGATCTCGAACTCGCGCGGTGCCCAGCCGCTGGCGAGTTTGGCGAGCGCCTCGTCCACCGGCCCCTTGGAGGGGGCGAGTTCGGCCGTGGTCTGGCCCAGGTGGTGGCCGAGCAGGTCGGCGGCGAGGCCGAGGCGGTGGTAGGCGGAGAGGGCGTTCGGGGAGGCGTACTGGACGATGCCGTCGCCGTCCACCCGGATCAGGCCGTCGCCGACGCGCGGCGAGGCGTCCATGTCGACCTGCTGGTTCGGGAAGGGAAACGATCCGGCAGCGATCATCTGCGCCAGGTCGGAAGCGCTCTGGAGGTAGGTGAGCTCCAGGCGGCTCGGGGTGCGCACGGTCAGCAGGTTGGTGTTGCGGGCGATGACCCCGAGGACCCGGCCCTCGCGCCGCACCGGGATGGACTCGACCCGTACGGGGACCTCTTCGCGCCACTCCGGGTCGCCCTCGCGGACGATCCGGCCCTCGTCCAGGGCGATGTCCAGCATGGGCCGGCGGCCGCGCGGCACCAGGTGGCCGACCATGTCGTCCTGGTAGGAGGTGGGGCCGGTGTTGGGGCGCATCTGCGCCACCGAGACGTACCGGGTGCCGTCCCGGGTGGGGACCCACAGGACCAGGTCGGCGAAGGAGAGGTCGGAGAGCAGCTGCCACTCCGAGACCAGCAGATGGAGCCACTCGAGGTCGGAGTCGTCGAGGGCGGTGTGCTGGCGGACCAGTTCGTTCATGGAGGGCACGTCTGTGAGCGTACCTGGCGGTATGTGGATGGCCGAAAACGCGCGACCGCGACGGAAGGGACGGCCCCGGAGACACCCGCGGGCCGCGGCGCCTGAGAGGGACCCTCAACCCTCCCGGCACCGCAGCCCGGAGCAGCAACGGCCGTGGGGTGTGCGGTCCCAGGTCGGCCGAAGGTGAGGAGCCGGGGCAGTCAGGGCAGAGAGCTCCGGTTCCTCGGTCCGCCTTCCTGTGCGGGGAAGACGGAAGAGTGTGACTGTGCCGTACGGCTGACGCCGTACTCGTTCAGCCCTCGTACGCAATTGTGGACTAGACCACGGTGTGTGTCCATGCGTTGGAGACTGTTCACAGTTGATGCGATCGCAGCGTAGCCCGCCGGGGGCGGCCGTGGGGGCGGATGTCCGGGGCAATTTTCGACGGCTCGGGCGAGGCACGGCCTCCCGTTGCGGAAATTTTCCCCAATTAACCCCATCTGACGTAGTCACGTAACCTCGCACTTGTCCCCTTTCTCTCCGCCCGGCCTCCGGCGACAGGGGTCGGTTCTGTTAGATTGGTCCCATCAGATTGGTCTAAACCACATAGACCTTCCAGACCCTCCAGCCCTCTTCAGAACGGCAGGCCCAGCGTGGAAGTTGTCATCGTTCCGGACGCCGCCGCGGGTGGCGAGCTGATCGCCGAGGCCATGGCTCAGCTGCTCAGGCACAAGCCGGCCGCGCTGCTCGGGGTGGCCACGGGCTCGACCCCGCTCCCCATCTACCAGGCGCTCACCGCGAAGGTCCGCGCCGGAGCGGTGGACGCCTCACGGGCACGCATAGCCCAGCTCGACGAGTACGTGGGACTGCCGGCCGACCACCCGGAGTCCTACCGGTCGGTGCTGCGGCGCGAGGTGCTGGAGCCGCTCGGGATCGGGATGGACGCGTTCCTCGGCCCCGACGGTACGGCCGAGGACGTGCAGGCCGCCTGCGAGGCGTACGACGCGGAGCTGGCGATGGCGGGCGGGGTGGACCTGCAACTGCTCGGGATCGGGACCGACGGGCACATCGGGTTCAACGAGCCCTGCTCGTCGCTGGCCTCGCGGACCCGGATCAAGACGCTGACCGAGCAGACGCGGGTCGACAACGCGCGGTTCTTCGACGGGGACATCACGCAGGTGCCGCACCACGTCATCACCCAGGGGATCGGGACGATCCTGGAGGCGCGGCACCTGGTGCTGCTGGCCACGGGTGAGGGCAAGGCCGACGCGATCGCGGCGACGGTGGAAGGGCCGGTCGCGGCGGTGTGCCCGGCGTCGGCCCTGCAGTTGCACCGGCACGCCACCGTGGTGGTCGACGACGCCGCCGCGTCGAAGCTGAAGCTCGCGGAGTACTTCCGGTACACCTTTGCCAACAAGCCGGAGTGGCAGGGGATTTGACGGTTCCGCCTGCCGCGTTCGGTGCGATTCGGACGTTCGGTGGGCGGCGGGTTGCTCGCGTGGTTCCTCCCCCCAGCCTTCGGCCGGGGGGACCCCCGGCACCCCTTACGGGGCACTACATTGCCCGGCATGACTGTGTTGGGAACCGATGTCTGGCCGCCCGCCCCGATCCGGACCGAGCGGCTCGTGCTCCGTGAGGCCGAGGCGCGGGACCGTGCGGCGGTCATCGAGATCAACGCCTCGCCGGAGGTGGGCACCTACGTCGGTGGGCCTCGGCCGCGTGCCGAGCTCGAACGCGTGGTCCCCGAGGTCCCCGGCCGGCGCCCCGGGTTCTTCGTGGCCGAGCTCGACGGAGCGGCGATCGGCACCGTCGAGCTCAACGCGCAGAGTCCCGACTCACCCGCCGAACGCCTGGCGGCCGGGGACACCCACCTCGGCTACCTGTTCCTGCCGGAGGCATGGGGGCACGGATACGCCGGCGAAGCGTGCGCGGCGGCGCTCGACTGGTTCTCCGGCGCGCGCCCCGGTGAGCCGGTGGTGCTCTACACCCAGACCGCCAACGTCCGCTCGATGCGCCTCGCGGCCAAGCTCGGCTTCACCGAGCGGGAGCGGTTCGAGGCGTACGGCGCCGAGCAGTGGTTCGGGGTGCGGTCACCCAACCGGTGACCGCACCCCGCCGGGATCCGCTACGCGGTCACGCCCGCGATGACCTCGGCCGCCGCCACTCCGCAGACCCGGGCCGCGCCGTGCGTCGCGACGTACAGGGCGCCCCGGGGCGTGGCCTGCGGTACGCCCATCTCCACCACGACGGTGTCGGGGCGGGCCTTGAGCAGGATGTCCAGGGCCGCGGTCATCCAGGGGTGCCGGTGTTCGTCCCGGACCACGGCGACGATCCGGCGGTCCCCCGCCGCCACGATCGCCGCGTGTCCCGCGTCCTCGCCGGCGAAGCTGCCGGTCTCGGTGCCGGGCACCAGCCGGGTCAGTTCGGCGGAGACGCCCCACGGGGTCTCCGTGCCCACGGCGATGTTGGTCTCGGGCGTGAGGGAGGCGACGAAGAGCGGCCCGGCCGGGGGCGTGTAGGGGTCGACGCGCGTCACACGGAGCGCGCGGCGGGCTGCGCGGAGGCCGATGTCCGTGAGGGCCGGGTCCGGCTGGGCCACCTCCGTCGTGGCCGTCCAGGTCGCCAGTGCCCGCACCCGCTGCGCCGCGTCGGCCAGGCGTTCCTCCGGGAGTTCCCCGGAGCGGACCGCCGCGACCAGGGCGTCGCGCAGCCGTCGTACCGTCTCGTCGTCCGAGAGGCCGCCGCCCACGCAGATCGCGTCGGCGCCGGCGGCGAGGGCCAGGACGGTGCCGTGTTCGATGCCGTAGGTCCCGGCGATGGCCTGCATCTCGATGCCGTCGGTGACGATCAGGCCGTCGTAGCCGAGTTCGCCGCGCAGGAGCTCGGTCAGGACGCGGTGGGACAGCGTGCCGGGCCGGGCCGGGTCCAGGGCGGGGACCAGGATGTGCGCGCTCATCACGGCGCGGCTGCCGGCGGCGATGGCGGCGCGGAAGGGCACCAGTTCGCGGGCGTGCAGGACCTCGGCGCCCACGTCGATGCGGGGCATGGCGAGGTGGGAGTCGACGGCGGTGTCGCCGTGGCCCGGGAAGTGCTTGGTGCAGGCCGCCACCCCGGCCGCCTGGAGACCGGTGACGTAGGCCGCCGTGTGCCGGGCGACCAGGTCCTGGTCGGCGCCGAAGGAGCGGACGCCGATGACCGGGTTGGCGGAGTTGGAGTTCACGTCGGCGACCGGGGCCCAGCTGAAGTTGACCCCGCAGGCGGCGAGGCGGCGGCCCAGTTCGAGGGCGACCTGCCGGGTGAGCTCCGGGTCGTCGACGGCGCCCAGGGCGTGGTTGCCGGGGAAGGAGGAGCCGGTGCGCACCTCCAGGCGGGTGACGTCACCGCCCTCCTCGTCGATCGCCACCAGGACGTCGTCCCGCTCGGCGCGCAGCTGGGCGGTGAGGGCCGAGAGCTGCTCGGCCGAGATGATGTTGCGGCCGAACACGCCCACCGAGGCGAGGCCCTCGCCGAGCCGGCGCAGCAGCCAGTCGGGGGCGGTGGTGCCGGTGAAGCCCGGCTGGAGGACCGTCAGCGCGTCGCGCGTGAGTGTGTCCGTACCGCTGGCGAATGTCGTCATCGGATGGGGTTATCCCTTCACGGCGCCCGCGGTGAGACCCGCGGCCATCTTGCGCTGGACGAGGAGGAACAGGACGACGATCGGCACGGCGAGCATGGTGGCGCCGGCCATCATCGGGGCGTATTCGGTGCCGTGCTGCGTGGTGAAGTTGGCCAGCCAGACGGTCGCCGTCTGGTGGTCCTGGCTGAGCAGCATCAGGGCGTAGAGGTACTCGTTCCAGGCCTGGATGAAGCCGTAGACCGAGGTGGCGACCAGGCCGGGGGCGAGCAGCGGGAAGACCACCCGGACGAAGGCGCCGGTGCGGGAGCAGCCGTCGACCATGGCGGCCTCCTCCAGCTCCTTCGGGATGTTGACGATGAAACCGCGCAGGGTCCACACCGTGAACGGCAGGATGAAGGTCAGGTAGGTGATGATCAGGCCGCTGAGCTTGTCGTACTGGTCCAGGTCGTTGAGGAGCAGGAAGACCGGGATGATCATGGCGACCAGCGGGATCATCTGGACCGCGAGGATGCCGACGATCACGATCTTGCGGCCGCGGAAGGCGAATCGGGAGATGGCCAGGGCGGCCAGCAGTCCGACGGCCATGCCGATCACCACGACGGAGAGGGACACGATCAGGCTGCGGCCGACCGGGCCCCAGAAGTCGGCGATGTCCAGTGCGCGGCTGAAGTTGGACAGGGTGATGCCGGTGGGCAGCAGGCTCGGGTCCGGGTCGATGGCGTCCTTCGCCGGCTTGAACGCCGTGTTCAGCATCCAGTAGACGGGGAAGCCCGCGATGACGAAGACGAGGAGGCCGAGGAGGTTCCAGCCGGCCTTCGCCCTCCTGCGGGCGGGGGTGACGACGGTGCTCATTCGACCTCTCCGATCTTCAGCATCTGGCGCATGTACACGGCGACGACGCCGAGCAGGAGGAGCACGGTGAGCAGGGCGATCGCGGAGCCCTGCCCGTAGTCGTTGACGACGAAGGCGCGGTCGTAGGACCAGGTGGTGAGCAGCTGGAACTCGGCCTCGGGGTGGCCGCCGCGCATCACGAAGACCTGCGGGAAGACGCCCATGTCCCAGATGACCGAGAGCGTCGTGAGCATCACGATGACCGGCTTGAGGATGGGCAGCGTGACGTAGCGGAAGACGCCCCAGGGGCCGGCGCCGTCGAGGCGGGCGGCCTCCTCCAGCTCCTTGGGGACCTGGGTGAGTCCGGCGCTGAGCGTGATGACCACGAAGGGGACCGCTCCCCAGACCACCAGGAGCATGATCACCGCGAGCCCCTCGGGCCCGCTGGCGAACCAGTTGTGGCCGACCATGTCGACCCCGGGGAGCTTGCTGAGCAGGGCGTTGAGGATGCCGTAGTCGGAGTCGAAGAGCCACTTGAAGACCGTGGTGGCGACGATGACCGGCATGCCCCAGCTGGCCACCAGCGCGATGTTGACCAGCGTCTTCACCCAGCCGGAGACGCGTTGCAGCAGCAGCGCGATGAGCATGCCGACGACCATGGTGAAGACGACGGAGCCACCCGCGAAGACGATCGTGCGCAGCACGACCTGCCAGAACTCGCTGTCGCCGAGCACCTTGGAGAAGTTCCCGAACCCGACCCAGTCGGCCGGCTTGAACCCCCACAGCTGGGACTGCCCGAACTCCTGGAAGGAGAGGGTGACCAGCCGGTAGAGGGGGTAGCCGAGGACGAGCGCCAGGATCAGCAGGCAGGGGGCGAGCAGCAGCCAGGGAACGGCGGGCCCGCCCGAGCCCCGGTTCGCACGTGGTCTTTGCGGGGAGTCCGGTGGAGGTGCCGGCACCTTGGCGGGTGTGGTCGTATCAACGGCACTCATCGTGCGCTCCTCAAACAGATCGTGAGAGGCCGCCAGCGGCCCCGCGTCCCGTCAGGGGCGCGGGGACTACCCCCGGCCGAGGGCTGGGGGAGGAACTGCGCGACCAGCCACGACGAACCGGCACAACCCACCAACCCATCGCGGCACCTTCTGACATCACCTGCCGGCCGGACCTGACCCCCCGTCGGTCAGGCCCGGCCGCAGACCATTACGGGGTGTTGATGACCTTGTCGATCGCCGCGTCGGCCTCCTTGGCCGCCGCCTCGACGCTCTCCTTGCCGGTGCCGATGTTCTGCAGCATCGTCTGGAGCACCTGGGCCTTCTCGACCTGGCCCCAGCCCGGCGCCATCGGCACGAACCAGTTGGACGCGGCCGCCTCGGCCGGCACCGCGGTCGCCGGGTCGTTCTTCAGCGTGGCGAGGTCGGTCTTGTTGTTCGGCAGGTTGCCCTTGGCCATCAGGCCCTTCTGGCCGGAGGGACCGGTGAACGCGTTGATCCACTCGGCGGCGACGCCCTGCGCCTTCGACTTCACCGGGATGGCGAGGTCGGAGCCGCCCAGGAAGACCGGCATGTTCTTGCCGGACGGGCCCGGCATCACGAAGT
Coding sequences within:
- a CDS encoding Na+/H+ antiporter; translated protein: MDVMPLLLLVAGSAAIAGAARRTPVPAPLLLVAVGLMVSYVPGVPDYTLDPEIVLPLVLPPLLYKEGTESSYLDLRANIRPVALLSVGYVLFATFAVGWAAYLIVPGLPLPAALALGAVVAPTDAVAAAAIARRVGLPSRLTTILQGESLLNDATAITAYRVAVAAAVGEGASWTHGIAEFLLAAFGGVIVGVLLMVPIHWLRTHLKEPLLQNTLSLLIPFVAYSVAEQFHASGVLAVVVVALYLGHRAWEVDFATRLQEEAVWRMVAFLLESAVFALIGLQLPVVLKGLGAYEGIDAAWYAFALFLVVVAARFVWMYPAAFLPRLLSRRIREREDNPTWRSPTVTAWAAMRGVVSLAIAFSIPLTVHGGAPFPQRNLILFLTFTTVIGTLVVQGLTLAPLIRLMKFPARDAQAETLAEANAQAQASRAAEARLDELLADDRNALPPPLADGLRTVLERRRNAVWERLGQTNPVTGESVDDTYRRLSREMISAERAVFVRLRDHRYIDDEMLRTLLRRLDLEEAAAYREAE
- a CDS encoding UBP-type zinc finger domain-containing protein → MKQCTHRDALPLPEPEPQNETCPECLAKGWHPVQLRICLTCGHVACCDSSPGRHATGHHETSGHPIMRTFEPGEDWRWCFVDHVLV
- a CDS encoding anti-sigma regulatory factor — encoded protein: MSQIAGEPATQDFVEVRLPAAGAYLSVLRTATAGLAARLDFTLDEIEDLRIAVDEACAILLQQAVPGSVLSCVFRLVDDSLEVTVSAPTTDGHAPSRDTFAWTVLSALAGKVSSAVDEDKTVSISLYKQRGAGPGPA
- a CDS encoding RNA polymerase sigma factor SigF, which translates into the protein MRNGDGPVRDEERGTRELPAGGEGPEAGSRRMADGIDGIPEQARPHPEDPSAPAGLEGAVQSAPPEGRNGVAAPHRAGAKARGRATGGTMSEHERYAEDQALAAEVVQATQHEPQNRAEPQDRSGARALFVELRGLKEGSAEYAELRNRLVRMHLPLVEHLARRFRNRGEPLDDLTQVATIGLIKSVDRFDPDRGVEFSTYATPTVVGEIKRHFRDKGWAVRVPRRLQELRLALTTATAELSQQHGRSPTVHELAEKLAISEEEVLEGLESANAYSTLSLDVPDTDDESPAVADTLGAEDEALEGVEYRESLKPLLEDLPPREKRILLLRFFGNMTQSQIAQEVGISQMHVSRLLARTLAQLREKLLVEE
- a CDS encoding diacylglycerol kinase family protein, translated to MRALLVVNPAATTTSARRRDVLIHALASEVKLEAVTTEYRGHARDLARLAAESDDVDLVVALGGDGTVNEVVNGLLHNGPAPDRLPGLAVVPGGSTNVFARALGLPNDPVEATGDLLDALREKRQRFVGLGLTAGTPGTEDEAVPARWFTFNAGLGFDAGVVGRVEQQRELGKKSTHALYVRQVVRQFLGEQHRRHGTITLERAGADPVTDLVVAIVCNTSPWTYLGNRPMYTSPKASFDKGIDVLGLSRLSTAAAARYGTQLLTSSPEKGPHGKHAVSLHDLDQFTLHSKVPLPLQMDGDHLGLRTSVTFTGVRRALRVIV
- a CDS encoding WhiB family transcriptional regulator, producing the protein MDWRHNAVCREEDPELFFPIGNTGPALLQIEEAKAVCRRCPVMDQCLQWALESGQDSGVWGGLSEDERRAMKRRAARNRARQATA
- a CDS encoding sensor histidine kinase, whose amino-acid sequence is MNELVRQHTALDDSDLEWLHLLVSEWQLLSDLSFADLVLWVPTRDGTRYVSVAQMRPNTGPTSYQDDMVGHLVPRGRRPMLDIALDEGRIVREGDPEWREEVPVRVESIPVRREGRVLGVIARNTNLLTVRTPSRLELTYLQSASDLAQMIAAGSFPFPNQQVDMDASPRVGDGLIRVDGDGIVQYASPNALSAYHRLGLAADLLGHHLGQTTAELAPSKGPVDEALAKLASGWAPREFEIESEDGVIQFRAIPLKPKGTRIGSLVLLRDVTELRRRERELITKDATIREIHHRVKNNLQTVAALLRLQARRIDSERGREALEEAVRRVGSIAIVHETLSQNLDERVEFDEIADRVLAMVAEISPGKVTGRRTGRFGILDAEVATPLSMVLTEVLQNALEHGFREGDTGTVEVSAVRGGTTKEARLLVTVQDDGVGLPEGFDPHRSGNLGLQIVRTLVEGELGGTFDMVPASGRGTRVILDVPVRPQK